The DNA region TGGCCAGCTCATGTACTTTCCGAGCCCCAACGGGCTCGACTTCACCTATGCCCGCCGGTTTTCCGGCGGAGACGGTCGCGGCGTGACGGTGGTCGACATCGAGCGGGACCGACGCAACACGCACGAGGACGCCAAGGCGGCCGTGTTCGATCTGGGCATCCGATCCGGCGCACAAGGCGACATCGATCACGGTACGGCCGTTGCCTGCATCCTGACCGGCCTCGACGACCGGGCGGGCGTGGTCGGTGGGGCGCCGGGTGCGCGTTTCGGGTTCGTCTCGCCCGGCTCGGGCATCACATACAACCTCGCGAACGGGATCAACACGGCATCCCTCAGACTCTCGTTCGGCGACGTCATCTTGATCGAGCAGCAGTCGTGGGGGCCGAACAGCTGCTGCAATCCGGGGCCCTGCGGTTGCACGGGACCACTCGATCAGACGGGGTGCGTGCCGGTGGAATGGAACAATCCGGCCGTCTTCAGCGCAATCCAGACCGCGGTTGCCATCGGGATCACGGTGGTCGAGCCGGCCGGAAACGGCAATGGCCAGAACCTCGACGATGCAACGACATACGCTAGCACCTTCGATAGAACGCAGAACGATTCCGGCGCCATCTTCGTTGCTTCGCGCACAGCGCTCGGTCGGCGGGTCAACCCGAGTTCGAATTTCGGCTCGCGCATCGACGTTCACGCCCAGGGCGAGCAGGTGGTGACCTGCGGCTATGGCGATCTGACGGTCCAAGGAGCGCAGGCCGACCGCGACCAACACTACACCCGGTTCTTCGGTGGGACGTCGAGTGCCTCGGCGATCGTCGCGGCCGGAGTGACGGTGGTTCAGGGTGTTGCCGGGCAATTGCCGCTCGATCCGCTCCGGTTGCGCCAGCTCTTGGCGCTCACCGGCGTGCGGAACGGGGATTTCAATACGAACCCCAACCGCATCGGTACGCAGCCGGACCTGCGAAGGATGCTCGATCTGATCACTTCGCCAAATTTTGCCGGCCGGCTGTCCAGCGTTCGCTGACGGGGCCGGACCGAGGTCGGATGCCATGCCGAACGTATTGGGTTCAACGGCCCAGTGATCCGGCATCGGGGCGCGAGCGAACACATGCTGATCGCATAAGGACAGGGGTTGCGGGAGGCGCACCTGTGACCCCATCGCAATTCGCGGCCTCGAGGCTTTACTTCGTGGTGTGAGACGGCTGAAGTAGCTGACCATCGCGAGCGTAACGCGCGAGATAGAGTGTGCCGTGCGATGGCATTCGACTACGTCGCCCCCCACGTGTGCGGGGCGACGGTTCGTGTCCGGTCCGGGTTTCGTGCTCGGCAGGCCGTGCCGCCGGTATCGCTGCGAAAGGACTGAGCCACGTGACCCACACTCCGCTGCTCGATCAAGTCGTCTATCCGCACGACCTTCGCGAGAAGATCGCCGAACAGGACCTGCCGCAGTTCGCGGCCGAGCTGCGGCGCGAAGTGATCGAGGCCGTGTCGATCACCGGAGGCCATCTCGGGGCGGGGCTCGGCGTCGTCGAGCTGACGACGGCCATCCACTACGTGTTCGATACGCCGGCGGACAAGCTCATCTTCGACGTCGGCCACCAGTGCTATCCGCACAAGATCCTGACCGGCCGGCGCGACCGCATTCGCACGCTGCGCATGGGCGGCGGGCTTGCCGGCTTCACCAAGCGGGCCGAGAGCGCCTATGACGATTTCGGGGCCGCGCACTCCTCGACCTCGATTTCGGCGGGCCTCGGCATGGCGGTGGCGCGCGATCTCTCGGGCGGCGACAACCACGTGGTCTGCGTCATCGGCGATGGGGCGATGAGCGCTGGCATGGCGTACGAAGCCATGAACAACGCCGGCGCCATGGACAAGCGGCTCATCGTCATCCTCAACGACAACGACATGTCGATCGCGCCGCCGACCGGGGCGCTCAGCCTCTATCTCGCGCGGCTGACCTCGAGCGGCACCTATCTCAAGATCCGGGACTGGGCCAAGCAGATCGCCCGCCAGCTGCCCAAGAGCTGGGAGCGCCGGGCGGCGCGGGCCGAGGAATACACCCGCAATTTCTGGTCGGGCGGCACGCTCTTCGAGGAACTCGGCTTCTATTACGTCGGGCCGATCGACGGGCACGACTTCGACCATCTGCTGCCGGTCCTGCGCAATGCGCGCGATGCCAATGTCGGGCCGATCCTCGTTCACTGCGTGACGCAGAAGGGCAAGGGCTACGCTCCGGCGGAAAGCTCGGCCGACAAGTACCACGGCGTTTCGCGTTTCAACGTCGTGACGGGCGCGCAGGAGAAGTCCAAGCCGAACGCGCCGTCCTACACCAAGGTCTTCGCACAGAGCCTCATCAAGGAGGCGGAAAAGGACGACAGGATCGTCGCCGTGACGGCCGCGATGCCGTCGGGCACCGGCCTCGACCTCTTCGGCAAGGCCTTTCCGGATCGCTGCTTCGATGTCGGCATCGCCGAGCAGCATGCCGTCACCTTCTGCGGGGGGCTCGCGACCCAGGGCTACAAGCCGTTCGCGGCGATCTACTCCACCTTCCTGCAGCGCGGCTACGACCAGGTGGTGCACGACATCGCCATCCAGCGCCTGCCGGTGCGTTTTGCGATCGACCGGGCGGGGCTCGTCGGGGCGGACGGGCCGACGCACGCAGGCGCCTTCGACGTCGCCTATCTCGGCTGCCTGCCCGGCTTCGTGCTGATGGCGGCGGGCGACGAGGCCGAACTCGTCCACATGGTCGCGACGGCGGCCGCAATCGACGACCGGCCGAGCGCCGTGCGCTATCCGCGCGGCGAGGGCATGGGCGTCGAGATGCCGCAAGCGGGCGTACCGCTCGAGATCGGGCGCGGCCGTATTCTGCGCGAGGGGACGTCGGTGGCGCTGCTCTCGTTCGGGACGCGGCTCGGCGAGTGTCTGCTCGCGGCCGACCGGCTCGCTGCGTTCGGGCTCTCGACGACGGTTGCCGACGCGCGCTTTGCCAAGCCACTCGACGAGGATCTGGTGCGGCGGCTGGTGCGCGAGCACGAGGTGCTGATCACCGTGGAGGAAGGCTCGGTCGGCGGTTTCGGCTCGTTCGTGCTGCAATACCTGGCGACCTGCGGCCTGCTCGATACCGGCGTCAAGGTGCGCCCGATGGTGCTGCCGGACGTGTTCATCGACCAGGACAAACCCGAAGCGATGTACCGGATCGCCGGGCTCGACGCCGACGGCATCGTCGCGCAGGTGCTCGCCGCGCTCGGTCGCGAGATGCTGGGCGCGGAGGCCGGTCACCGGGCTTGACGGCGCCCATTGCGGTTCCATCGTCTCCGGGGTGAGCCGCGCGTGCGTGGGCCAGCCTTCGAGCGCGGTGGCGCGAGGAGGCCTCTTGGGGACACGGTTGGATGTGGCGCTCGTCGAGCGTGGCCTGGTTCGGTCCCGGGCCCAGGCCCGCGACCTCATTCGTCGCGGCCTGGTCTCGGTCGATGGCACCGTCGAGCGCCGACCGGCCCGGGCGATCCAGGAGGCGCAGTCGCTCTCGGTCGGGGGCGATGCGGCGCGGCGCGTCTCGCGGGGCGGCGAGAAGCTGGCGGCGGCCCTGGCGGCCTTCGATCTTTCTCCCGAGGGGTGCGTGGCGGTCGATCTCGGCGCCTCGACGGGTGGTTTCACCGAGGTGCTGCTGGAAGCGGGTGCAAGGCGCGTCTACGCCGTCGATGTCGGGCATGGCCAGCTCCATCCCGCGATTGCCGCCGATCCGCGGGTCGTCACGCTCGAAGGCACGGATGTGCGCGATCTCGACGCGCGGCTCGTGCCCGAACCGGTTCAGGCGATCGTTGCCGATCTCAGTTTCATCTCGCTGACGCTGGCGGTGGGGCCCGCGCTCGGATTGGCGGCGCCGGGGGCCTGGTCGATCGCCCTCGTCAAGCCGCAGTTCGAGGCCGGGCGCGAGCATGTCGGCAAGGGCGGCATCGTGCGCGACGCTGGTGCGCGCGCGGCGGCCGTCGAAGGCGTTGCACGGTTTCTGGCGGGCAACGGCTGGAGGGAGGTCGGGCGCATCGTCTCGCCGATCGAGGGCGGCAGCGGCAACGAGGAATGGCTCCTCGGCGCGATCAACGATGCGGTGTGAGCCGACGCGAGAGGTGGCGAGTTTGACGAAAGAGCGCGCGTTTTCATCGGTCCGGGTCGAATTCGATATCGTCGCCCTCGGGGCCGACGGGGACGGGATCGCTGCGAGCGATCACGGGTCCGTGTTCGTGCCCTTTTCGCTGCCTGGTGAGCGGGTCTCGGCCTCGGTTGTGGGAGCGCGGGCGGGCGATGTGCGGATCATCCGGCCGTCGCCGGACCGTGTGCGGCCGGTTTGCCGGCATTTCGGGCGGTGCGGGGCCTGCGCGGTGCAGCATTTCGCCGGACCGGCCTATGCCGACTGGAAACGCGATCTCGTCGTGCGTGCGCTCGAACGGGCGGGGATTGCCGGTGAGGTTCGCCCGCTCTGGGTCGCCCCCGATGCGAGCCGGCGGCGGGCGGCGCTCAAGGTCCGCCGGACGCGCTCGGGCGTGTTGCTCGGCTATTCGGTGGCCCGCACGCACGACATCGTCGATGCCCTCGAATGCCCGGTTCTCGAGCCCCGGATCGTCGCCGCGTTGCCCGGGCTGCGGCAGATGCTTCGGGGTCTTCTCGGCCGCAGCGGGCAGGCGGATGTGATGGTGACGGCGGCCGACAACGGACTCGACCTCGCGATCACGGGTCCGGCCGGGCTCGCCGACGACATCGAGCGGCTCGGCGAACTGGCGAGCGTGGCGGGTGGGCTCGACATTGCCCGGGTGACGATCGCGGGCGAGACCGTTTACCAGCGGGCTCAGCCGAGCGTCGCGATCGGACGAAGCGTGGTTCCCCTGCCCCCGGCGCCTTTCCTGCAGGCGGTCGCGGCGGCCGAAGCGGTGCTGGCGAACGAGGTTGTGGCGGGGCTCGCGGGGGCCGGCAAGGTCGCCGATCTCTTTTGCGGGGTCGGACCTTTCGCGCTGCGGCTCGCGGAAGGTGCCGAGGTGCTGGCCGCCGATCAGGATGCCTCGGCGCTCGTTGCGCTCCGGCGGGCGGCGGACGGGTCGAGCGGGCTCAAGCCGATCCGGACGCTGCGCCGCGACCTGATGCGCGAGCCGCTCGATCGCAAAGCGCTCGCCGCGTTCGACGGTGTGGTGATCGATCCGCCGAGGGCTGGCGCACGGGCCCAGGTTGCCGAGATCGCGGCCTCCGGCCTTGCCCGCGTGGTTATGGTCTCGTGCGCTCCGGCGGCCTTTGCGCGCGACGCTGAAGTTCTGGTCGGGGCCGGGTTCGTGATGGGGCCTGTTCTGCCTGTCGACCAGTTCCGCTACAGCGTCCACCTCGAGGTGGTTGCCGCATTCCGGCGCTGAGCTGGCCGTAAGGTGAAAGACTCAGTCCCGATCGATCACCCCGCTCGCCAAATAGCGATCGACGAAGGCGGGCACGATCCTGGAGGCTGGGCCGTGGTGGGCATGGTCGAATGCCTGTGCGCCATCCGAGGGCTCGAGGTTGAGTTCGAGGGTGCGGGCGCCGGTGTCGCGGGCGATCCGCACGAAGCCCGCGGCCGGATAGACGCTGCCGCTGGTGCCGATGGAGATGAACAGGTCGGTGGTGGCGAGCAGACCCATGATGCGATCCATGTGCTATGGGATCTCGCCGAACCAGACGACGTCGGGCCTGAGGCCGCCGGCAATGCCGCAGGCCGGACAGACGAGCGAGGTCGAGAGTTCGGCCGGGCTGTCGCCGCGCCCGCCGCAGCCGTTGCAGAGCATGCGGGCGAGTTCGCCGTGCATGTGTATGACGCGGATGGATCCGGCCTGCTCGTGTAGGTTGTCGATGTTCT from Hyphomicrobiales bacterium includes:
- a CDS encoding TlyA family rRNA (cytidine-2'-O)-methyltransferase is translated as MGTRLDVALVERGLVRSRAQARDLIRRGLVSVDGTVERRPARAIQEAQSLSVGGDAARRVSRGGEKLAAALAAFDLSPEGCVAVDLGASTGGFTEVLLEAGARRVYAVDVGHGQLHPAIAADPRVVTLEGTDVRDLDARLVPEPVQAIVADLSFISLTLAVGPALGLAAPGAWSIALVKPQFEAGREHVGKGGIVRDAGARAAAVEGVARFLAGNGWREVGRIVSPIEGGSGNEEWLLGAINDAV
- a CDS encoding 1-deoxy-D-xylulose-5-phosphate synthase, whose protein sequence is MTHTPLLDQVVYPHDLREKIAEQDLPQFAAELRREVIEAVSITGGHLGAGLGVVELTTAIHYVFDTPADKLIFDVGHQCYPHKILTGRRDRIRTLRMGGGLAGFTKRAESAYDDFGAAHSSTSISAGLGMAVARDLSGGDNHVVCVIGDGAMSAGMAYEAMNNAGAMDKRLIVILNDNDMSIAPPTGALSLYLARLTSSGTYLKIRDWAKQIARQLPKSWERRAARAEEYTRNFWSGGTLFEELGFYYVGPIDGHDFDHLLPVLRNARDANVGPILVHCVTQKGKGYAPAESSADKYHGVSRFNVVTGAQEKSKPNAPSYTKVFAQSLIKEAEKDDRIVAVTAAMPSGTGLDLFGKAFPDRCFDVGIAEQHAVTFCGGLATQGYKPFAAIYSTFLQRGYDQVVHDIAIQRLPVRFAIDRAGLVGADGPTHAGAFDVAYLGCLPGFVLMAAGDEAELVHMVATAAAIDDRPSAVRYPRGEGMGVEMPQAGVPLEIGRGRILREGTSVALLSFGTRLGECLLAADRLAAFGLSTTVADARFAKPLDEDLVRRLVREHEVLITVEEGSVGGFGSFVLQYLATCGLLDTGVKVRPMVLPDVFIDQDKPEAMYRIAGLDADGIVAQVLAALGREMLGAEAGHRA
- a CDS encoding S8 family serine peptidase: MTVHFVSGRRVLAAACLAALMFGPAAGGDTRLPIRVAQSGVDDINRMLNGAPPAGEQRQPSPVTPQPATPPLASPPSAPAIPPAASVPSPPEGLPVPTETAELPPGSLQDLPKSIDEISAPTLPARTRSMPKPGKTVSHAGVSNQLVAVKFADGLPVLVTKTAEGTLRFLLRRRLSEVSAADAKRFDRLALSEAEVIAQLDEISKSGEIVNAADVTSLFAASVDELDRQREAGERRSGRELSDLTNYFLIRLVKPDGNAAATFADRLNTFTFVEIAYLPPLPAPPPDIAPPTPNFSIGQLMYFPSPNGLDFTYARRFSGGDGRGVTVVDIERDRRNTHEDAKAAVFDLGIRSGAQGDIDHGTAVACILTGLDDRAGVVGGAPGARFGFVSPGSGITYNLANGINTASLRLSFGDVILIEQQSWGPNSCCNPGPCGCTGPLDQTGCVPVEWNNPAVFSAIQTAVAIGITVVEPAGNGNGQNLDDATTYASTFDRTQNDSGAIFVASRTALGRRVNPSSNFGSRIDVHAQGEQVVTCGYGDLTVQGAQADRDQHYTRFFGGTSSASAIVAAGVTVVQGVAGQLPLDPLRLRQLLALTGVRNGDFNTNPNRIGTQPDLRRMLDLITSPNFAGRLSSVR